One segment of Stegostoma tigrinum isolate sSteTig4 chromosome 26, sSteTig4.hap1, whole genome shotgun sequence DNA contains the following:
- the gucd1 gene encoding protein GUCD1: MFVPHWSSFYRKHFETEEDRVNQLFSRAEANGVHVEKRSVTIQEIQQHLAKEHVVIVLVNAVLLVCDLCSAPVKFCCLLPIGQKCFCRKPDYQGHFIVVCGYNRNSGCIFYNNPAYADRVCCTTVSNFNEARMSYGTDEDILFVYKDS, from the exons ATGTTTGTGCCACATTGGAGT TCTTTCTATCGGAAACATTTTGAGACTGAAGAAGACCGGGTTAATCAACTGTTTTCTCGAGCTGAAGCAAATGGCGTTCATGTAGAAAAGAG GTCTGTCACCATTCAGGAGATCCAGCAGCACCTGGCTAAGGAACACGTGGTCATTGTCCTGGTGAATGCAGTCCTGCTCGTCTGTGACCTCTGCTCAGCTCCGGTCAAGTTCTGTTGCCTCCTGCCCATTGGACAGAAATGTTTCTGCAGGAAGCCAGACTACCAGGGCCATTTCATCGTGGTGTGTGGCTACAACAGGAACTCGGGCTGCATCTTCTACAACAACCCAGCGTATGCTGACA GAGTCTGTTGCACGACTGTAAGTAATTTCAACGAGGCCCGCATGAGCTATGGGACAGATGAAGACATCCTGTTTGTTTACAAAGATAGCTGA